A single region of the Alteriqipengyuania flavescens genome encodes:
- a CDS encoding ACT domain-containing protein has translation MTLEHIRITFQSGEGTLRRVLGLIEARGFNIRSMQMGSDMEFSTMTVAIDPRDGTRRTATLLRQIQRLHLVTEATELTNAPPIMEVPRAAVA, from the coding sequence ATGACGCTTGAGCACATCCGCATCACCTTCCAGTCGGGCGAAGGCACGCTACGCCGGGTGCTCGGCCTCATCGAAGCACGCGGGTTCAACATCCGCTCGATGCAGATGGGCAGCGACATGGAATTCTCGACCATGACGGTCGCCATCGACCCGCGCGACGGCACGCGCCGCACCGCCACGCTGCTGCGCCAGATCCAGCGCCTGCACCTGGTCACCGAAGCGACCGAACTGACCAACGCCCCGCCGATCATGGAGGTGCCGCGTGCCGCAGTCGCCTGA
- the ilvG gene encoding acetolactate synthase 2 catalytic subunit, with protein MNAQASPTTTSFTPRSGAELVVDTLEELGVTCIFGYPGGAIMPVYDAIARGNVRHVLCRHEQGAAFAADAYGRITGRAGVCLATSGPGATNLITGIANAYMDSVPMVAITGQVAQPFMGTDAFQEIDMFGMTLPIVKHSMIVRHPDEIPGTLEEAFAIAEGGRPGPVLIDLPKDVQQAQAGTAIYRAEADALRPTPSAEAISEAEKLIASAKKPLFYLGGGVARANATPLTREIIEGSGIPAVATLQGLGILPPEHEQFLGMLGMHGSIAANKAVQESDLLIVIGARFDDRATGKLDTFAPHAGVVHIDTDAAEFDKLRRANAAICGDLKRALRQIDFTAGDIGDWQAACAQSKATTAPRYDAPGNGIYAPAMLKALSEQVGDDFVAACDVGQHQMWVAQHCRFSSPKHHLTSGGLGSMGYGLPAAIGAKLAEPEKEVYCVSGDGGFQMNLQELATLRRYQIPVKIVLLDNAMLGLVRQWQELFFEGNYSEVDLSDNPDFVEVAHAFGIEAFAVERREEVDGAIERLRAAKGPILAHVRIDPEENVWPLVPPGKSNSEMMETKHDA; from the coding sequence ATGAACGCCCAAGCATCCCCCACCACCACCAGCTTCACTCCGCGCAGCGGGGCGGAGCTGGTGGTGGACACGCTGGAGGAGCTGGGGGTCACCTGCATCTTCGGTTATCCCGGCGGCGCGATCATGCCGGTTTACGACGCCATCGCGCGCGGCAATGTCCGCCACGTCCTGTGCCGCCACGAGCAGGGCGCTGCCTTTGCCGCCGATGCCTATGGCCGGATCACGGGCCGCGCCGGCGTCTGCCTCGCCACCAGCGGTCCGGGCGCGACCAACCTCATCACCGGCATCGCCAACGCGTACATGGACAGCGTCCCGATGGTCGCGATCACCGGACAGGTCGCGCAGCCGTTCATGGGCACCGACGCTTTCCAGGAAATCGACATGTTCGGCATGACACTGCCGATCGTGAAGCACTCCATGATCGTCCGCCATCCGGACGAAATCCCCGGCACGCTGGAGGAAGCCTTCGCGATTGCCGAGGGTGGCCGCCCCGGCCCGGTCCTGATCGACCTGCCCAAGGACGTCCAGCAGGCGCAGGCCGGGACGGCGATCTACCGCGCGGAGGCCGACGCGCTGCGCCCCACCCCTTCAGCGGAAGCGATATCCGAAGCCGAGAAGCTGATCGCAAGCGCGAAAAAGCCCCTGTTCTACCTCGGCGGCGGCGTCGCCCGCGCGAACGCTACGCCGCTGACGCGCGAGATCATCGAGGGTTCGGGCATCCCCGCTGTCGCCACCTTGCAGGGCCTCGGCATCCTGCCGCCTGAGCACGAACAGTTTCTCGGAATGCTGGGGATGCACGGCAGCATCGCCGCCAACAAGGCGGTGCAGGAAAGCGACCTGCTGATCGTCATCGGCGCACGGTTCGACGATCGCGCCACCGGCAAGCTCGATACGTTCGCGCCCCACGCCGGCGTCGTCCATATCGACACCGATGCGGCAGAATTCGACAAGCTGCGCCGCGCCAACGCCGCCATCTGCGGCGACCTCAAGCGCGCGCTGCGCCAGATCGATTTTACCGCCGGCGACATCGGCGACTGGCAAGCTGCGTGCGCCCAGAGCAAGGCTACCACCGCGCCCCGATATGACGCACCGGGCAACGGCATCTACGCACCTGCCATGCTGAAGGCGTTGTCGGAGCAGGTCGGCGACGACTTCGTTGCCGCATGCGACGTCGGCCAGCACCAGATGTGGGTCGCCCAGCATTGCCGCTTTTCCTCGCCCAAGCACCACCTCACCAGCGGTGGCCTGGGTTCGATGGGATACGGCCTTCCCGCCGCAATCGGCGCCAAGCTCGCCGAGCCGGAGAAGGAAGTCTACTGCGTCAGCGGCGACGGCGGCTTCCAGATGAACCTGCAGGAACTGGCGACGCTGCGGCGCTACCAGATCCCGGTCAAGATCGTCCTGCTGGACAACGCGATGCTGGGTCTGGTCCGCCAGTGGCAGGAGCTGTTCTTCGAAGGCAATTATTCAGAAGTCGACCTGTCCGACAACCCGGACTTCGTCGAAGTCGCCCACGCCTTCGGCATCGAAGCCTTTGCGGTAGAACGCCGCGAGGAAGTCGACGGCGCGATCGAGCGGCTTCGCGCCGCGAAAGGGCCGATCCTGGCCCATGTCCGGATCGACCCGGAAGAAAACGTCTGGCCGCTCGTCCCGCCAGGCAAATCCAACTCCGAAATGATGGAGACGAAACATGACGCTTGA
- the ilvC gene encoding ketol-acid reductoisomerase, whose amino-acid sequence MKVFKDTDAKPAAVKGKPVAIIGYGSQGRAHALNLHDSGCEVIIGLRDGSPTAAKARADGLTVMSVAEATKAAGLIALLTPDMSHEKIFASEIAPNLSAGDALLVAHGFTVLYERIKPGSDIDVILVAPKGPGDLVRREYERGAGVPALFAVHQDASGEARDKALAYASLIGGTTAGAIETSFKEETETDLFGEQAVLCGGATELVLAGFETLTDAGYAPEIAYYECLHELKLIVDLLYEGGLAKMHEFISETAIYGDLVSGPRVVNDETRARMKDVLTDIQNGTFAKNWIAENEAGKPEYDRMLSEDLAHLIETTGKELRGMMPWLQQKKDKAA is encoded by the coding sequence ATGAAAGTTTTCAAGGATACCGATGCCAAGCCCGCCGCCGTCAAGGGCAAGCCGGTCGCCATCATCGGCTACGGCAGCCAGGGCCGTGCCCATGCGCTGAACCTGCACGACAGCGGCTGCGAGGTCATCATCGGGCTGCGCGACGGATCGCCCACGGCGGCCAAGGCGCGCGCCGACGGCCTGACCGTGATGTCGGTCGCCGAAGCGACGAAGGCCGCCGGCCTCATCGCGCTGCTGACGCCGGACATGAGCCACGAGAAGATCTTCGCCAGCGAAATCGCGCCCAACCTGTCGGCCGGTGACGCGCTCCTGGTCGCGCACGGGTTCACTGTCCTGTACGAACGGATCAAGCCGGGCAGCGACATCGACGTCATCCTCGTCGCGCCGAAGGGCCCCGGCGACCTCGTCCGCCGCGAATACGAACGCGGTGCGGGCGTACCCGCCCTGTTCGCCGTCCACCAGGATGCAAGCGGCGAAGCGCGGGACAAGGCGCTGGCCTACGCCAGCCTGATCGGCGGCACGACTGCGGGCGCCATCGAGACCAGCTTCAAGGAAGAAACCGAAACCGACCTGTTCGGCGAACAGGCCGTCCTGTGCGGCGGCGCGACCGAGCTTGTTTTGGCCGGCTTCGAAACGCTGACCGATGCTGGCTACGCGCCGGAGATCGCCTATTACGAATGCCTCCACGAACTGAAGCTGATCGTGGACCTGTTGTATGAAGGCGGGCTCGCCAAGATGCACGAATTCATCAGCGAAACGGCCATCTACGGCGACCTCGTTTCCGGCCCGCGCGTCGTCAATGACGAGACCCGCGCGCGGATGAAGGACGTCCTCACCGACATCCAGAACGGCACGTTCGCAAAGAACTGGATCGCCGAGAACGAGGCCGGGAAGCCCGAATACGACCGGATGCTGTCCGAAGACCTCGCCCATCTGATCGAGACCACCGGCAAGGAATTGCGCGGCATGATGCCGTGGCTCCAGCAGAAGAAGGACAAGGCCGCGTAA
- the ilvD gene encoding dihydroxy-acid dehydratase — MTDPKAKISDAITKGPAKAPARAMLRAAGYDDAAMAQPMVAVVNTWSTVTPCNMHLQALAEPVREGLRAGGATPVDFNTIVVSDGITMGGEGMRASLISREVIADSIEVAVRGHSLDAAVILVGCDKTIPAAAMALARLDIPGLIFYGGTILPGNCKGKDLSIQDVFEAVGAHAKGDIDDAELDEIERHACPGPGACGGQFTANTMAMALTMMGISPMGAADPPAVDDAKPDEARRCGELAARLAHEGTSARTLLTPASLRNAATAVVASGGSTNAVLHLPAIAAEAGFAFPIETFDELSREVPVITDLKPGGRFLARDLFAAGGIRLFGKRLADAGLIADTPTCTGRSMHEELAEAEEAPGQEVVHSPANPFKRTGGLSILYGDMAPEGAVLKTAGYGTKSFTGPARVFDGEEACFEAVTNRRIKAGDVVVIRYEGPKGGPGMREMLAVTAAIAGQGLAGQVALITDGRFSGASHGFVIGHVSPEAQVGGPIALIAEGDTITIDAETRRIDADIDWDARRAAHTPRPPKRMGGAFDKYARLVGSAAYGAITTEAPAN, encoded by the coding sequence ATGACCGACCCGAAAGCGAAAATTTCCGACGCCATCACCAAGGGCCCGGCCAAGGCCCCGGCGCGCGCGATGTTGCGTGCGGCGGGCTATGACGATGCGGCGATGGCGCAGCCGATGGTCGCAGTCGTCAACACCTGGTCCACCGTCACGCCCTGCAACATGCACCTGCAGGCATTGGCAGAGCCGGTCCGCGAAGGCCTGCGCGCCGGCGGGGCGACGCCGGTCGATTTCAACACCATAGTTGTCTCCGACGGCATTACCATGGGCGGCGAAGGCATGCGCGCCAGCCTGATCAGCCGCGAAGTCATCGCCGATTCCATCGAAGTCGCGGTGCGCGGCCACTCGCTGGACGCGGCGGTCATCCTCGTCGGTTGCGACAAGACCATCCCCGCCGCTGCTATGGCGCTGGCGCGGCTCGATATCCCCGGCCTCATCTTCTACGGCGGCACCATCCTGCCCGGCAATTGCAAGGGCAAGGACCTGTCGATCCAAGACGTTTTCGAAGCCGTCGGCGCGCATGCCAAGGGCGATATCGACGACGCCGAGCTGGACGAGATCGAACGCCACGCCTGCCCCGGCCCGGGCGCCTGCGGCGGCCAGTTCACCGCCAATACTATGGCGATGGCGCTGACGATGATGGGCATTTCGCCCATGGGCGCAGCCGATCCGCCCGCAGTCGACGATGCCAAGCCCGACGAGGCGCGCCGCTGCGGCGAGCTGGCTGCACGACTGGCGCACGAAGGCACCTCCGCCCGCACGTTACTGACGCCGGCATCGCTGCGCAATGCGGCAACCGCCGTCGTCGCCAGCGGCGGCTCGACCAACGCCGTCCTCCATTTGCCCGCCATCGCCGCGGAAGCCGGCTTCGCCTTCCCGATCGAGACGTTCGACGAATTGTCGCGCGAAGTCCCGGTCATCACCGACCTGAAGCCCGGCGGGCGGTTCCTCGCCCGCGACCTGTTCGCCGCCGGCGGCATCCGCCTGTTCGGCAAGCGCCTGGCCGATGCGGGCCTGATCGCCGACACCCCGACCTGCACGGGCCGTTCGATGCATGAAGAACTGGCCGAAGCCGAAGAGGCGCCCGGACAGGAAGTCGTCCACTCGCCCGCCAACCCGTTCAAGCGGACCGGCGGCCTGTCGATCCTCTATGGCGACATGGCCCCCGAGGGCGCGGTACTGAAAACCGCCGGTTACGGCACCAAGAGCTTCACCGGCCCGGCCCGCGTTTTCGACGGCGAGGAAGCCTGTTTCGAAGCCGTCACCAACCGCCGGATCAAGGCCGGCGACGTCGTTGTCATCCGCTACGAAGGGCCCAAGGGCGGACCCGGCATGCGCGAGATGCTGGCCGTCACCGCCGCCATCGCCGGACAGGGCCTTGCCGGGCAGGTCGCGCTGATCACCGACGGGCGTTTTTCGGGCGCGAGCCACGGCTTCGTCATCGGCCATGTCTCTCCCGAAGCGCAGGTCGGCGGCCCGATCGCCCTGATCGCGGAAGGCGACACCATCACCATCGACGCCGAGACACGCCGGATCGACGCCGACATCGACTGGGATGCCCGCCGCGCAGCCCACACGCCCCGCCCGCCCAAGCGCATGGGCGGCGCTTTCGACAAGTATGCCCGCCTGGTCGGGTCCGCCGCCTATGGCGCGATCACGACCGAAGCTCCTGCGAATTGA